The Gammaproteobacteria bacterium genome has a segment encoding these proteins:
- a CDS encoding sodium/solute symporter (Members of the Solute:Sodium Symporter (SSS), TC 2.A.21 as described in tcdb.org, catalyze solute:Na+ symport. Known solutes for members of the family include sugars, amino acids, nucleosides, inositols, vitamins, urea or anions, depending on the system.) has translation MPEFGMLNWTILIVYVLANLLLGFILSKRVATAEDFYLGRRTTPWWAIGISVVATYVSALSFLGAPAWSYTDGMSVAMIHMNYPLVIIIVITLFLPFFYNSGCASIYEYQESRFGSKSRSTISGIFLVSHGIGAAAILYATSLVLQFITGIDVIYAIVIVTVIALIYTTLGGITAVIWTDVIQAVILFVGAGIIFYALVQQMPGSLNDTLVALKAQGMTNPLHFDFDLSHTTTVWAGVVAMTIYHVTVYGVNQMMAQRALAAKNIGDAKKSYLMMGFASPFIYFSFVFLGILFYAYYDGREFENGNTIILQFASEYGLPGLMGIIAAAVMAASMSTLDSSFNSMSTVTTVDFYQKYFRKDESEVHYLKATRWFTLMWAIIIIVPAVLFSRTEGSILEVLSQVGSYFVGAKLAMYGMGFFSKHTTERGLLVGVVASFIAVWTIAGTTDIAWPWYCLIGAAANIAVSWTASLILDGRQEEWHPFSVPGQLKKFRDQNLKEKNDGWYVVPGRIDTMSYVLFGFFVLWMIGLYFFNALI, from the coding sequence ATGCCCGAATTTGGAATGCTCAACTGGACGATTCTGATCGTCTACGTTCTGGCCAACCTTTTGCTTGGTTTCATTCTGAGCAAACGTGTCGCAACCGCCGAAGATTTTTACCTGGGGCGGCGCACGACACCCTGGTGGGCAATAGGAATATCGGTCGTCGCAACCTATGTCAGCGCATTGTCGTTTCTCGGCGCGCCGGCGTGGTCCTATACCGACGGCATGTCCGTCGCGATGATTCACATGAATTATCCACTCGTGATCATCATCGTGATCACGCTGTTCCTGCCGTTCTTCTACAACAGCGGCTGCGCATCCATCTACGAATACCAGGAGAGCCGCTTCGGTTCAAAATCCCGTTCGACCATATCCGGCATATTTCTTGTATCTCACGGCATCGGCGCGGCGGCGATTCTCTACGCAACGTCGCTCGTGCTGCAGTTCATCACCGGCATCGACGTTATCTACGCCATCGTGATCGTGACGGTGATTGCGCTGATCTACACAACCCTGGGCGGCATCACGGCCGTCATCTGGACCGACGTGATCCAGGCGGTCATTCTCTTCGTTGGCGCGGGAATCATTTTCTACGCCCTGGTTCAGCAAATGCCGGGATCGCTGAACGACACGCTGGTTGCGCTCAAGGCGCAAGGCATGACCAACCCCCTGCATTTCGATTTCGACCTTTCGCACACCACGACAGTGTGGGCCGGCGTCGTCGCGATGACGATTTATCACGTTACCGTTTACGGCGTGAACCAGATGATGGCGCAACGTGCGTTGGCCGCCAAGAATATCGGTGACGCAAAGAAGTCGTATCTGATGATGGGATTCGCTTCGCCGTTCATCTATTTCAGCTTTGTCTTTCTCGGTATTCTGTTTTATGCGTACTACGACGGCAGAGAGTTCGAGAACGGCAACACGATAATTCTGCAGTTCGCTTCCGAATACGGGCTGCCGGGACTGATGGGAATCATCGCCGCGGCAGTCATGGCGGCATCCATGTCGACGCTGGACTCCTCGTTCAATTCGATGTCGACCGTCACAACCGTGGACTTCTACCAGAAATATTTCAGGAAAGACGAGTCCGAGGTTCATTACCTGAAGGCGACACGCTGGTTCACCCTGATGTGGGCGATCATCATCATCGTGCCGGCCGTTTTGTTTTCCAGAACGGAGGGTTCCATTCTCGAGGTCCTGAGCCAGGTCGGGTCCTACTTCGTGGGCGCGAAACTCGCCATGTACGGGATGGGTTTCTTTTCCAAGCACACGACCGAACGGGGCCTTCTGGTTGGCGTGGTTGCCAGTTTTATCGCCGTCTGGACGATCGCGGGCACGACGGACATTGCCTGGCCGTGGTACTGCCTGATCGGCGCCGCCGCCAATATCGCGGTGTCATGGACAGCAAGCCTGATTCTCGACGGCCGTCAGGAGGAATGGCACCCGTTCAGCGTTCCCGGTCAGCTGAAGAAATTCCGTGACCAGAACCTGAAGGAGAAGAATGACGGTTGGTACGTCGTGCCAGGACGAATCGACACGATGAGCTACGTTCTGTTCGGCTTCTTCGTGCTGTGGATGATCGGGCTTTACTTCTTCAACGCACTGATTT
- a CDS encoding HupE/UreJ family protein yields MTILDRRFGRLATILFVILLEPPSIASAHDGRPLVIGLDQTDIGHYIASVYAPPTVAFESLPTVYFPSGCEQRNSRNNGFVSIRAGSTQTIFCPGGLSQRRIEVDYPLGNPSLSTLLRITWSVGDSATVLSEPGKNIVTVPMRPTTSTVSLEFLKFGITHVLAGVDHLAFVICLLFLCRTIKHCLIAVTGFTAAHSITLTLAALGYIGVPIRFVEILITLSVAILAAEVLRSRRTPTLPRRHPFWLASAFGLLHGLGFASALGEAGLPRFATVQALLSFNIGVELGQALVIVLALSIAYSLRSLPAVVRNTAGVTSVYVVGVTAAYWSYSQIGLG; encoded by the coding sequence ATGACCATCCTTGATCGCCGTTTCGGCCGGCTCGCGACCATTCTTTTCGTCATCCTTCTCGAACCCCCTTCGATTGCATCTGCTCACGACGGCAGGCCGTTGGTGATCGGGCTGGATCAAACCGACATCGGACATTACATCGCGAGCGTATACGCGCCCCCTACGGTCGCTTTTGAGAGTTTGCCGACCGTCTATTTCCCTTCCGGTTGCGAGCAACGGAATAGCCGCAACAATGGTTTTGTTTCGATAAGAGCGGGCTCGACACAAACCATTTTTTGCCCCGGTGGATTGAGCCAACGCCGGATAGAGGTCGACTACCCGCTTGGAAACCCGTCGTTGTCAACGCTTCTGAGGATCACCTGGAGCGTCGGTGACTCCGCTACCGTTCTGTCGGAACCAGGCAAGAACATTGTGACCGTACCGATGCGTCCGACGACATCTACGGTCAGTCTGGAGTTTCTCAAGTTTGGAATTACACACGTCCTGGCCGGAGTTGATCATCTCGCGTTTGTGATTTGCCTGCTATTCCTGTGCCGAACGATCAAGCATTGTCTGATCGCGGTAACCGGGTTCACGGCGGCTCACTCGATCACGCTGACGCTTGCGGCGCTGGGTTACATTGGTGTACCGATCAGATTTGTCGAGATCCTGATCACTCTCAGCGTCGCAATCCTGGCGGCCGAAGTCTTGAGATCAAGAAGAACGCCGACGCTGCCGAGGCGTCATCCTTTCTGGCTGGCGTCCGCATTTGGACTACTGCACGGACTCGGATTTGCGTCAGCTCTCGGCGAAGCCGGACTACCTCGGTTCGCAACGGTTCAAGCACTGCTGTCGTTCAATATCGGCGTGGAGCTGGGACAGGCTCTTGTCATTGTTCTGGCGTTGTCAATCGCCTATTCATTACGATCGCTTCCGGCGGTGGTCAGGAACACGGCCGGCGTGACTTCGGTATATGTTGTCGGAGTAACGGCAGCGTACTGGTCGTACTCTCAGATCGGCCTGGGCTAG
- a CDS encoding ester cyclase: MSDRGNRVHGGSLDHADACGAGLHWCTDQICRDPDHSQRRNPGGRSLEIKKNADAAEASSFLAGVRIWTTARTRICVSSRRSRTTSVRNGSSTAVVQYRRGAGTGSCHCSGVVNRLFITIASGGGQEHGRRDFGICCRSNGSVLVVLSDRPGLDADPSVFRAWPSGQSIDQNGRQAVSAEYNLDLIKRLYVALNAQDLAGQDAFWHEDMIWHGPPGFGDVHGLDGFRYKVLLPFYTAFPDYHVKDEIQVANDSWVSATGVLTAHHRGEWLGVPPTGKKITMRYSDFWLVRDGKLSENWVMVDNLGVLAQMGVETILDKRRQDS; this comes from the coding sequence TTGTCTGATCGCGGTAACCGGGTTCACGGCGGCTCACTCGATCACGCTGACGCTTGCGGCGCTGGGTTACATTGGTGTACCGATCAGATTTGTCGAGATCCTGATCACTCTCAGCGTCGCAATCCTGGCGGCCGAAGTCTTGAGATCAAGAAGAACGCCGACGCTGCCGAGGCGTCATCCTTTCTGGCTGGCGTCCGCATTTGGACTACTGCACGGACTCGGATTTGCGTCAGCTCTCGGCGAAGCCGGACTACCTCGGTTCGCAACGGTTCAAGCACTGCTGTCGTTCAATATCGGCGTGGAGCTGGGACAGGCTCTTGTCATTGTTCTGGCGTTGTCAATCGCCTATTCATTACGATCGCTTCCGGCGGTGGTCAGGAACACGGCCGGCGTGACTTCGGTATATGTTGTCGGAGTAACGGCAGCGTACTGGTCGTACTCTCAGATCGGCCTGGGCTAGATGCCGATCCTTCGGTTTTCCGCGCCTGGCCATCCGGACAATCAATTGATCAAAACGGGAGACAGGCAGTGAGCGCGGAATACAATCTTGACCTTATCAAACGCCTTTACGTGGCTTTGAATGCACAAGACCTGGCAGGCCAGGATGCGTTCTGGCATGAGGACATGATTTGGCATGGCCCGCCCGGATTTGGTGACGTACATGGCCTCGATGGTTTTCGATACAAGGTCTTGCTGCCCTTCTATACCGCGTTTCCGGATTACCATGTAAAGGACGAAATACAGGTTGCAAATGATTCCTGGGTGTCGGCTACCGGCGTGCTGACTGCTCACCACCGGGGTGAGTGGCTTGGCGTACCACCCACCGGGAAGAAGATCACGATGCGTTATTCGGACTTTTGGCTGGTTCGAGACGGCAAGCTGTCGGAAAACTGGGTGATGGTCGACAACCTTGGAGTATTGGCGCAAATGGGCGTTGAGACCATACTCGATAAACGCAGGCAGGATTCTTGA